A genomic window from Oncorhynchus gorbuscha isolate QuinsamMale2020 ecotype Even-year unplaced genomic scaffold, OgorEven_v1.0 Un_scaffold_2177, whole genome shotgun sequence includes:
- the LOC124025109 gene encoding uncharacterized protein LOC124025109: protein MGNLQEVIKACGYIHNVSAVKRGKKTGYFNAVLQQEDESRNLMVFQPQLRDRFATAESRRTPVKLVNVVLQPSISRNNKMQIMFTYTSTFSILEDLPFKFNSDLDGRVKDVALADLQEDKENTGNAVKQKVNVTVEVIQKLKEGHCKTRLNISMPMVEYLVGHIVDDSTTLTNLTVWGRENTVEEGKWYRVTNVSVAKYGGKTVLNTTPESTLVNVASGRKCDLPHNMVQPEKFEGNIIGYWLSQEYTCPEAHHLERVDTTEKMVTCKHCSMSYILSLMGRITRGKLSIQSDDLVSRVFTVEDHVIRNVLRGRWEGREALKDIEDALVKLPPVTVTVLNGHVRMSPPGLQLRVRMSPHRVTTQSQDVTTQGYNSESGLHRVTTQSQDVTRVTTGLQLRVRMSPHRVTTQSQDYRVTTQSQDVRMSTQDEKRNIKSG, encoded by the exons ATGGGCAATTTGCAGGAAGTAATCAAGGCCTGCGGTTACATCCACAATGTCTCAGCagtgaagagagggaagaagacaGGATATTTCAATGCCGTTTTACAGCAAGAAGATGAGAGCAGGAATCTGATGGTTTTTCAGCCGCAGCTGCGAGACCGCTTTGCCACAGCAGAGAGTCGTAG AACTCCAGTGAAGTTGGTGAATGTGGTGCTCCAGCCATCCATAAGCAGAAACAACAAGATGCAGATCATGTTTACATACACATCCACATTTTCCATCCTCGAAGATTTACCCTTCAAATTCAACAGCGACCTTGACGGGAGGGTCAAGGATGTGGCGCTAGCTGACCTTCAAGAGGACAAAGAAAACACAGGAAATGCTGTAAAACAGAAG GTGAACGTTACAGTGGAGGTGATTCAGAAACTGAAAGAGGGCCATTGTAAAACGAGATTGAACATAAGCATGCCCATGGTGGAATACCTAGTCGGTCATATTGTAGATGATTCAACAACACTCACAAACCTGACCGTGTGGGGTCGTGAAAACACGGTCGAAGAGGGGAAATGGTACCGGGTCACCAATGTTTCTGTTGCTAAGTATGGGGGTAAAACCGTGCTGAACACAACACCAGAATCTACTCTGGTCAACGTGGCCAGTGGTAGGAAATGCGATCTGCCACACAACATGGTACAGCCTGAGAAGTTTGAGGGGAACATCATTGGATACTGGTTGTCCCAAGAGTACACTTGCCCAGAAGCGCACCACCTGGAGAGGGTGGACACCACTGAAAAGATGGTGACTTGTAAGCATTGCTCAATGTCGTACATACTATCCCTGATGGGAAGGATAACTAGAGGGAAGCTCTCCATACAATCTGATGATCTGGTCAGCCGGGTGTTCACTGTAGAGGACCATGTCATCAGAAATGTTCTGCGAGGaaggtgggaggggagagaggctcTGAAGGACATTGAGGACGCCCTGGTCAAACTGCCACCAGTGACAGTTACTGTTCTcaatggtcatgtcaggatgtcACCACCAGGGTTACAACTCAGAGTCAGGATGTCACCACACAGGGTTACAACTCAGAGTCAGGATGTCACCACACAGGGTTACAACTCAGAGTCAGGATTACACAGGGTTACAACTCAGAGTCAGGATGtcaccagggttacaacaggGTTACAACTCAGAGTCAGGATGTCACCACACAGGGTTACAACTCAGAGTCAGGATTACAGGGTTACAACTCAGAGTCAGGATGTCAGGATGTCCACACAGGATGAGAAGAGGAATATTAAGTCAGGATGA
- the zswim2 gene encoding E3 ubiquitin-protein ligase ZSWIM2, with the protein MFRKTVWKNTVSDAVSWHQDEALNTTMFILKEYGPTGFLLKEEGEPKNFKVFLGDPHTCTCSTFHKEKDLCKHICWVLLRKFRLPREHEYCFQQVLVGRQILELLQGLHRSRTPRPVHPPCSEADPNPRPDPAEGAGGVRQKEIEAEDVCPICQEELLGKRLPVSYCRFGCGNNVHISCMKVWADHQARPEGEGEAMVKCPLCREDFGPVKLLLEQVRNVAKLHTAAERERPDRHLGVLCNNCRVCPITGKCFKCTVCRYYHLCEDCIRRCCHPQHPFAIRTKRTAKWLSLGQRVFNTLGEPREMTTQSVGDSMIPVESDPLPEHLVRSLLSVRVRRGCPLLDPGQQCRICLKSFQQGQQARHLPCHHRFHTDCVDPLLRRSNSCPLDGYAIYNP; encoded by the exons ATGTTCAGGAAAACTGTCTGGAAGAATACCGTGAGTGATGCCGTTAGCTGGCACCAGGACGAGGCCCTGAACACGACCATGTTCATCCTGAAAGAGTATGGTCCGACCGGATTCCTACTCAAAGAGGAGGGGGAACCCAAAAACTTCAAA GTGTTCTTGGGAGACCCTCATACATGTACCTGTTCAACATTCCACAAAGAGAAAGACCTCTGCAAACACATCTGCTG GGTTTTATTGCGGAAATTCCGACTGCCTAGAGAACATGAAT ATTGCTTCCAGCAGGTCCTGGTTGGAAGGCAGATCCTGGAGCTGCTACAGGGTTTACACAGGAGCAGAACCCCCCGGCCTGTACACCCACCCTGCTCTGAGGCTGACCCtaaccccagaccagacccagctgaGGGGGCCGGGGGGGTCAGACAGAAGGAGATCGAAGCCGAGGATGTGTGTCCCATCTGTCAAGAGGAGTTGCTGGGGAAACGTCTGCCTGTGTCTTACTGCAG GTTTGGCTGTGGCAACAACGTCCATATCTCCTGTATGAAGGTGTGGGCAGACCACCAGGCACGTccggagggggagggggaagccATGGTGAAGTGCCCGCTGTGCCGGGAGGACTTTGGGCCGGTCAAGCTGCTTCTGGAGCAGGTGAGGAATGTGGCTAAGCTCCACAcagctgctgagagagagaggcccgaCAGACACCTCGGGGTGCTCTGCAACAACTGCAGGGTCTGCCCCATCACTGGCAAGTGCTTCAA GTGCACAGTCTGCCGGTACTATCACCTTTGCGAGGACTGTATAAGAAGGTGCTGTCACCCTCAGCATCCGTTTGCCATACGTACG AAAAGGACTGCGAAGTGGCTGTCCTTGGGTCAGCGTGTGTTCAACACACTGGGTGAACCACGTGAGATGACCACTCAGTCAGTCGGTGACAG CATGATTCCTGTTGAGAGTGACCCACTGCCAGAGCACCTGGTCAGGAGCCTCCTTTCGGTCAGGGTGAGGAGAGGCTGCCCCCTGCTGGACCCTGGGCAGCAGTGTAGGATCTGCCTGAAGAGCTTCCAGCAAGGGCAGCAGGCCAGACACTTGCCCTGCCATCACAGG TTCCACACAGACTGTGTCGACCCGTTGCTTCGGAGGTCCAACTCCTGTCCCCTGGACGGATACGCCATCTACAACCCCTAA